Proteins from one Xiphophorus hellerii strain 12219 chromosome 8, Xiphophorus_hellerii-4.1, whole genome shotgun sequence genomic window:
- the strbp gene encoding spermatid perinuclear RNA-binding protein isoform X1, with product MRSFRSFSNDDRHVMAKHSTIYPSSQELEAVQTLVSTVECALKQVADWMDQSSGDAPNSNFDSQPADSTEEDDPGEEPREEAEESNEGYSRESGGGGMLCGVMRVGLVAKGLLIKGDMDLELVLMCRDKPTQTLLDTVCHNLPTQIQKLTEEKYEVSSSLPEAAILVQTTTDPKLKLKITLTSPAMRDDEDLEEEEEGEEGQGEEEELENGEDGEEVAELAEAEAEVVEEEQEQENGEVLGAAAHTVEAEEEGEVLDRHRCLLALAALRHAKWFQARVNGLKSCVIVLRILRDMCNRHPIWEPLKGWPLELICEKAIATCNRPLGAGEALRRVMECLASGILLPGGPGLHDPCEKEPTDTLADMTDEEAEAITYGAQHALRLMAFGQIYKVLEMEPLPSNKPSQKYPWSDKEGLGLKRPYEDGTMDDKDLIKKMKRNLRKVLDSKAIDSNQPMNALMRLNQIRPGLQYRLLSQSGPVHAPVFTMSVDVDGTVYEASGSSKKTAKLHVAVKVLQAMGYPTGFDSDLDPMSSDEKSDSEGKSETSSHSSNNPTHSSDGSNTLEVRTQGPILTASGKNPVMELNEKRRGLKYELISESGGSHDKRFVMEVEVDGQKFRGAGPNKKVAKASAALAALEKLFSGPNAAANKKKKILPPTKGALAAAAAASAVAAQVARGRGRAALARGAFVSAAAPGYVTPGFGTPYGYSPAAAAAPAYGGLFIDNPFYQPRTIAPFIIHLGPQDLFSDF from the exons AGGTCCTTCCGTTCCTTCAGCAACGATGACCGCCATGTCATGGCAAAGCACTCCACCATCTACCCCTCCTCGCAGGAGCTGGAAGCCGTTCAGACGCTGGTGTCCACCGTCGAGTGCGCGCTCAAACAGGTCGCCGATTGGATGGATCAGAGCAGCGGCGACGCCCCTAACAGCAACTTCGACAGCCAACCAGCAGACAGCACAGAGGAGGACGATCCTGGTGAGGAGCCCAGAGAAGAAGCCGAGGAATCCAATGAGGGATACAG cagaGAGTCTGGCGGTGGTGGCATGCTCTGTGGAGTGATGAGGGTTGGTCTGGTGGCCAAAGGACTCCTGATCAAAGGCGACATGGACCTGGAACTGGTGCTGATGTGCAGAGACAAACCCACACAGACACTGCTGGACACTGTCTGTCACAATTTACCCACACAGATTCAG aagctgacGGAGGAGAAGTACGAGGTCTCAAGCTCTTTGCCTGAGGCAGCCATCCTGGTACAAACTACAACAGATCCAAAGCTTAAGCTGAAGATCACCCTCACCTCACCCGCCATGAGGGACGATGAAGATCtcgaggaggaggaagaaggggAGGAAGGGcaaggggaggaagaggagctggagAATGGGGAGGATGGAGAAGAGGTGGCGGAGCTGGCAGAAGCGGAGGCAGAGGTTGTAGAGGAGGAGCAGGAACAGGAAAATGGTGAAG TGTTGGGTGCTGCTGCGCACACAGTGGAGgctgaggaggagggggaggtgCTGGATAGACACAGATGTCTGTTGGCCCTGGCAGCGCTGCGACACGCCAAATGGTTTCAG GCTCGAGTGAACGGACTTAAGTCCTGTGTTATCGTTCTCAGGATACTAAGAGACATGTGCAATAGACACCCCATTTGGGAACCTCTCAAAGGATGG CCATTAGAGCTGATATGCGAGAAGGCCATCGCCACTTGCAACAGACCTCTTGGAGCAGGAGAAGCGCTGCGTCGAGTCATGGAGTGTCTGGCGTCAGGCATACTGCTCCCAG gTGGTCCAGGTTTACATGACCCATGTGAGAAAGAGCCTACAGACACTCTTGCCGACATGACAGACGAGGAGGCCGAGGCCATCACCTACGGCGCGCAG CATGCTCTCAGACTCATGGCATTCGGACAGATCTACAAGGTGTTAGAGATGGAACCTCTTCCCTCAAATAAACCATCACAGAAATATCCTTGGTCTGATAAAGAAG GTTTAGGGCTAAAGAGGCCATATGAAGATGGAACGATGGATGACAAGGACCTCATTAagaagatgaagaggaacctTAGAAAAG TCCTCGACAGTAAAGCCATAGACTCCAACCAGCCAATGAACGCCCTGATGCGCTTGAACCAGATCCGACCCGGGCTGCAGTACCGCCTGCTGTCCCAGTCGGGGCCAGTCCACGCCCCGGTCTTCACCATGTCTGTGGATGTGGACGGAACCGTCTATGAAGCGTCCGGCTCCTCCAAGAAGACAGCCAAGCTCCATGTTGCTGTCAAG GTTCTCCAGGCGATGGGCTACCCGACAGGTTTCGACTCAGATCTGGACCCCATGAGCTCAGATGAGAAGTCTGACAGCGAGGGGAAGAGCGAGACATCCTCACACTCTAGCAATAACCCAACACACTCCTCAGATGGTTCCAACACGCTGGAG GTGCGAACTCAGGGTCCCATCCTGACGGCAAGTGGGAAGAATCCTGTAATGGAGCTGAACGAGAAGCGACGAGGCCTCAAATACGAGCTGATCTCTGAGAGTGGAGGCAGCCACGACAAACGCTTTGTGATGGAG GTGGAGGTCGATGGGCAGAAGTTTCGCGGGGCTGGCCCCAACAAAAAAGTAGCAAAGGCCAGCGCTGCTTTGGCAGCCCTGGAAAAACTCTTCTCCGGTCCCAACGCAGCtgcaaacaagaagaaaaagatccTGCCTCCG ACTAAAGGAGCgctggcggcggcggcggcagcctCGGCAGTAGCAGCACAGGTagcaagaggaagaggaagagcgGCGCTGGCAAGAGGAGCCTTCGTCAGTGCTGCTGCACCTGGATACGTCACACCGG GCTTCGGCACACCGTACGGCTACAGCccggctgcagcagctgcccCTGCATACG
- the strbp gene encoding spermatid perinuclear RNA-binding protein isoform X2 has product MRSFRSFSNDDRHVMAKHSTIYPSSQELEAVQTLVSTVECALKQVADWMDQSSGDAPNSNFDSQPADSTEEDDPGEEPREEAEESNEGYRESGGGGMLCGVMRVGLVAKGLLIKGDMDLELVLMCRDKPTQTLLDTVCHNLPTQIQKLTEEKYEVSSSLPEAAILVQTTTDPKLKLKITLTSPAMRDDEDLEEEEEGEEGQGEEEELENGEDGEEVAELAEAEAEVVEEEQEQENGEVLGAAAHTVEAEEEGEVLDRHRCLLALAALRHAKWFQARVNGLKSCVIVLRILRDMCNRHPIWEPLKGWPLELICEKAIATCNRPLGAGEALRRVMECLASGILLPGGPGLHDPCEKEPTDTLADMTDEEAEAITYGAQHALRLMAFGQIYKVLEMEPLPSNKPSQKYPWSDKEGLGLKRPYEDGTMDDKDLIKKMKRNLRKVLDSKAIDSNQPMNALMRLNQIRPGLQYRLLSQSGPVHAPVFTMSVDVDGTVYEASGSSKKTAKLHVAVKVLQAMGYPTGFDSDLDPMSSDEKSDSEGKSETSSHSSNNPTHSSDGSNTLEVRTQGPILTASGKNPVMELNEKRRGLKYELISESGGSHDKRFVMEVEVDGQKFRGAGPNKKVAKASAALAALEKLFSGPNAAANKKKKILPPTKGALAAAAAASAVAAQVARGRGRAALARGAFVSAAAPGYVTPGFGTPYGYSPAAAAAPAYGGLFIDNPFYQPRTIAPFIIHLGPQDLFSDF; this is encoded by the exons AGGTCCTTCCGTTCCTTCAGCAACGATGACCGCCATGTCATGGCAAAGCACTCCACCATCTACCCCTCCTCGCAGGAGCTGGAAGCCGTTCAGACGCTGGTGTCCACCGTCGAGTGCGCGCTCAAACAGGTCGCCGATTGGATGGATCAGAGCAGCGGCGACGCCCCTAACAGCAACTTCGACAGCCAACCAGCAGACAGCACAGAGGAGGACGATCCTGGTGAGGAGCCCAGAGAAGAAGCCGAGGAATCCAATGAGGGATACAG aGAGTCTGGCGGTGGTGGCATGCTCTGTGGAGTGATGAGGGTTGGTCTGGTGGCCAAAGGACTCCTGATCAAAGGCGACATGGACCTGGAACTGGTGCTGATGTGCAGAGACAAACCCACACAGACACTGCTGGACACTGTCTGTCACAATTTACCCACACAGATTCAG aagctgacGGAGGAGAAGTACGAGGTCTCAAGCTCTTTGCCTGAGGCAGCCATCCTGGTACAAACTACAACAGATCCAAAGCTTAAGCTGAAGATCACCCTCACCTCACCCGCCATGAGGGACGATGAAGATCtcgaggaggaggaagaaggggAGGAAGGGcaaggggaggaagaggagctggagAATGGGGAGGATGGAGAAGAGGTGGCGGAGCTGGCAGAAGCGGAGGCAGAGGTTGTAGAGGAGGAGCAGGAACAGGAAAATGGTGAAG TGTTGGGTGCTGCTGCGCACACAGTGGAGgctgaggaggagggggaggtgCTGGATAGACACAGATGTCTGTTGGCCCTGGCAGCGCTGCGACACGCCAAATGGTTTCAG GCTCGAGTGAACGGACTTAAGTCCTGTGTTATCGTTCTCAGGATACTAAGAGACATGTGCAATAGACACCCCATTTGGGAACCTCTCAAAGGATGG CCATTAGAGCTGATATGCGAGAAGGCCATCGCCACTTGCAACAGACCTCTTGGAGCAGGAGAAGCGCTGCGTCGAGTCATGGAGTGTCTGGCGTCAGGCATACTGCTCCCAG gTGGTCCAGGTTTACATGACCCATGTGAGAAAGAGCCTACAGACACTCTTGCCGACATGACAGACGAGGAGGCCGAGGCCATCACCTACGGCGCGCAG CATGCTCTCAGACTCATGGCATTCGGACAGATCTACAAGGTGTTAGAGATGGAACCTCTTCCCTCAAATAAACCATCACAGAAATATCCTTGGTCTGATAAAGAAG GTTTAGGGCTAAAGAGGCCATATGAAGATGGAACGATGGATGACAAGGACCTCATTAagaagatgaagaggaacctTAGAAAAG TCCTCGACAGTAAAGCCATAGACTCCAACCAGCCAATGAACGCCCTGATGCGCTTGAACCAGATCCGACCCGGGCTGCAGTACCGCCTGCTGTCCCAGTCGGGGCCAGTCCACGCCCCGGTCTTCACCATGTCTGTGGATGTGGACGGAACCGTCTATGAAGCGTCCGGCTCCTCCAAGAAGACAGCCAAGCTCCATGTTGCTGTCAAG GTTCTCCAGGCGATGGGCTACCCGACAGGTTTCGACTCAGATCTGGACCCCATGAGCTCAGATGAGAAGTCTGACAGCGAGGGGAAGAGCGAGACATCCTCACACTCTAGCAATAACCCAACACACTCCTCAGATGGTTCCAACACGCTGGAG GTGCGAACTCAGGGTCCCATCCTGACGGCAAGTGGGAAGAATCCTGTAATGGAGCTGAACGAGAAGCGACGAGGCCTCAAATACGAGCTGATCTCTGAGAGTGGAGGCAGCCACGACAAACGCTTTGTGATGGAG GTGGAGGTCGATGGGCAGAAGTTTCGCGGGGCTGGCCCCAACAAAAAAGTAGCAAAGGCCAGCGCTGCTTTGGCAGCCCTGGAAAAACTCTTCTCCGGTCCCAACGCAGCtgcaaacaagaagaaaaagatccTGCCTCCG ACTAAAGGAGCgctggcggcggcggcggcagcctCGGCAGTAGCAGCACAGGTagcaagaggaagaggaagagcgGCGCTGGCAAGAGGAGCCTTCGTCAGTGCTGCTGCACCTGGATACGTCACACCGG GCTTCGGCACACCGTACGGCTACAGCccggctgcagcagctgcccCTGCATACG
- the strbp gene encoding spermatid perinuclear RNA-binding protein isoform X3 produces MRSFRSFSNDDRHVMAKHSTIYPSSQELEAVQTLVSTVECALKQVADWMDQSSGDAPNSNFDSQPADSTEEDDPGEEPREEAEESNEGYSRESGGGGMLCGVMRVGLVAKGLLIKGDMDLELVLMCRDKPTQTLLDTVCHNLPTQIQKLTEEKYEVSSSLPEAAILVQTTTDPKLKLKITLTSPAMRDDEDLEEEEEGEEGQGEEEELENGEDGEEVAELAEAEAEVVEEEQEQENGEVLGAAAHTVEAEEEGEVLDRHRCLLALAALRHAKWFQARVNGLKSCVIVLRILRDMCNRHPIWEPLKGWPLELICEKAIATCNRPLGAGEALRRVMECLASGILLPGGPGLHDPCEKEPTDTLADMTDEEAEAITYGAQHALRLMAFGQIYKVLEMEPLPSNKPSQKYPWSDKEGLGLKRPYEDGTMDDKDLIKKMKRNLRKVLDSKAIDSNQPMNALMRLNQIRPGLQYRLLSQSGPVHAPVFTMSVDVDGTVYEASGSSKKTAKLHVAVKVLQAMGYPTGFDSDLDPMSSDEKSDSEGKSETSSHSSNNPTHSSDGSNTLEVRTQGPILTASGKNPVMELNEKRRGLKYELISESGGSHDKRFVMEVEVDGQKFRGAGPNKKVAKASAALAALEKLFSGPNAAANKKKKILPPTKGALAAAAAASAVAAQVARGRGRAALARGAFVSAAAPGYVTPGFGTPYGYSPAAAAAPAYGLPKRMLLLPVMKVPAYPVPHYHFF; encoded by the exons AGGTCCTTCCGTTCCTTCAGCAACGATGACCGCCATGTCATGGCAAAGCACTCCACCATCTACCCCTCCTCGCAGGAGCTGGAAGCCGTTCAGACGCTGGTGTCCACCGTCGAGTGCGCGCTCAAACAGGTCGCCGATTGGATGGATCAGAGCAGCGGCGACGCCCCTAACAGCAACTTCGACAGCCAACCAGCAGACAGCACAGAGGAGGACGATCCTGGTGAGGAGCCCAGAGAAGAAGCCGAGGAATCCAATGAGGGATACAG cagaGAGTCTGGCGGTGGTGGCATGCTCTGTGGAGTGATGAGGGTTGGTCTGGTGGCCAAAGGACTCCTGATCAAAGGCGACATGGACCTGGAACTGGTGCTGATGTGCAGAGACAAACCCACACAGACACTGCTGGACACTGTCTGTCACAATTTACCCACACAGATTCAG aagctgacGGAGGAGAAGTACGAGGTCTCAAGCTCTTTGCCTGAGGCAGCCATCCTGGTACAAACTACAACAGATCCAAAGCTTAAGCTGAAGATCACCCTCACCTCACCCGCCATGAGGGACGATGAAGATCtcgaggaggaggaagaaggggAGGAAGGGcaaggggaggaagaggagctggagAATGGGGAGGATGGAGAAGAGGTGGCGGAGCTGGCAGAAGCGGAGGCAGAGGTTGTAGAGGAGGAGCAGGAACAGGAAAATGGTGAAG TGTTGGGTGCTGCTGCGCACACAGTGGAGgctgaggaggagggggaggtgCTGGATAGACACAGATGTCTGTTGGCCCTGGCAGCGCTGCGACACGCCAAATGGTTTCAG GCTCGAGTGAACGGACTTAAGTCCTGTGTTATCGTTCTCAGGATACTAAGAGACATGTGCAATAGACACCCCATTTGGGAACCTCTCAAAGGATGG CCATTAGAGCTGATATGCGAGAAGGCCATCGCCACTTGCAACAGACCTCTTGGAGCAGGAGAAGCGCTGCGTCGAGTCATGGAGTGTCTGGCGTCAGGCATACTGCTCCCAG gTGGTCCAGGTTTACATGACCCATGTGAGAAAGAGCCTACAGACACTCTTGCCGACATGACAGACGAGGAGGCCGAGGCCATCACCTACGGCGCGCAG CATGCTCTCAGACTCATGGCATTCGGACAGATCTACAAGGTGTTAGAGATGGAACCTCTTCCCTCAAATAAACCATCACAGAAATATCCTTGGTCTGATAAAGAAG GTTTAGGGCTAAAGAGGCCATATGAAGATGGAACGATGGATGACAAGGACCTCATTAagaagatgaagaggaacctTAGAAAAG TCCTCGACAGTAAAGCCATAGACTCCAACCAGCCAATGAACGCCCTGATGCGCTTGAACCAGATCCGACCCGGGCTGCAGTACCGCCTGCTGTCCCAGTCGGGGCCAGTCCACGCCCCGGTCTTCACCATGTCTGTGGATGTGGACGGAACCGTCTATGAAGCGTCCGGCTCCTCCAAGAAGACAGCCAAGCTCCATGTTGCTGTCAAG GTTCTCCAGGCGATGGGCTACCCGACAGGTTTCGACTCAGATCTGGACCCCATGAGCTCAGATGAGAAGTCTGACAGCGAGGGGAAGAGCGAGACATCCTCACACTCTAGCAATAACCCAACACACTCCTCAGATGGTTCCAACACGCTGGAG GTGCGAACTCAGGGTCCCATCCTGACGGCAAGTGGGAAGAATCCTGTAATGGAGCTGAACGAGAAGCGACGAGGCCTCAAATACGAGCTGATCTCTGAGAGTGGAGGCAGCCACGACAAACGCTTTGTGATGGAG GTGGAGGTCGATGGGCAGAAGTTTCGCGGGGCTGGCCCCAACAAAAAAGTAGCAAAGGCCAGCGCTGCTTTGGCAGCCCTGGAAAAACTCTTCTCCGGTCCCAACGCAGCtgcaaacaagaagaaaaagatccTGCCTCCG ACTAAAGGAGCgctggcggcggcggcggcagcctCGGCAGTAGCAGCACAGGTagcaagaggaagaggaagagcgGCGCTGGCAAGAGGAGCCTTCGTCAGTGCTGCTGCACCTGGATACGTCACACCGG GCTTCGGCACACCGTACGGCTACAGCccggctgcagcagctgcccCTGCATACG GTTTGCCCAAGAGAATGCTTCTGTTGCCTGTCATGAAAGTGCCCGCCTACCCCGTCCCTCACTACCACTTCTTTTAG